From the Hordeum vulgare subsp. vulgare chromosome 1H, MorexV3_pseudomolecules_assembly, whole genome shotgun sequence genome, the window GGCATGGAGCGGCCCGGCGGGGACGCCGACGCGCGGGCCCGCGCACGGGCGGGGCCACGGCCGCATCGGGCCGCACGGAGCCCGCCCCCATCGGAGCCAGTGAAAGGGGAGCGGGCGTGGGAGCGGGACGGCAGacccgaggaggagaaggcgctCGGCTCGGCACGCACAGTCGCACCACGCGCTAGCAGACAGCCGCAGCAGTGGGAagagaggagaagcagaagaagaacaagaacagcaaggaggagagagagagagcaacaaGAGGTAAGAGCTTTTTCCCTCCCCGCTTTCTCGCAACGGCGGCGCGCCTTCGATCCGCTCTTCCAGCTCTTGCTCCTCCTGCAGAAGAGATCATTGCCTGTTCTTCTTGGATATCCGCAGCGTCTGTCCGTTAGAGAGGGGGAAGAATCGATAGACAGATAGAGATTTTTGTTCTTTGAATCGGTGAATGTAGGAGTGAGAATGTGGGGGAGAGAGGCCGAGGGATTTGGCATCGGGCGCCCTCGGTTTTCTCCATGGTTTCTTGAGCGGGAGGAGTTATCAATGCCAGAGTTGAAGAAAAGCTTCTGCCTTTTTAGCGTCCCCGCTTTGCAGTTCGTTCAGATTTTATTAGATGCTCTCGATCTTTTGTTTCTCGTGTTCCAAGGTCTTTGGAACAAGTTATTTTCCTTTTGAATCTCTTGAACCCAGACCTCCCCTCGTTCTTGCTGCCTGCAAATCCACGAATAAATGCCCCTCTCAGTACCGGTACTGCCTGTACATTGTACAATATCCGTGCTCCAGTCCGCCATCAATCCGTTGCAAGTTTCTACCAAAAACAAATCTGCGCGGTGCTTCAATGGCAATCATCTTTTCGAGCAAacgttcctcctcctcctcctgccctagttcttccccATCCATCAATGCATTTCTCCTCCACTCCACCTGCAACAGCAGGATCTACCAGCCTCCTACTACGCTCATTGGGGACAGattcataataataataaagccTCATTATCACCACATGCCCCTGCTCTGTAACTGTGCAAGTTACCGCACCGCAGCCTCTGGAATTTTTCACCCCCATTTCTTTACTCCCTGCGATGCCATGCGATTGCTCCAATCCATGAAAAGCTGGCTGGCTGGCTCCCATTATTGTTCCCCACCCTGGAAAGCAGTAATGGATGCCCATCTCAGCCCCTGGTGTTCGCTGTGCCGGTTGCATGAATCAAGGGTGGTTTGCCATGTCTGCAATATTTTAGGGTTGTAGTGGGAGTAGGTTTGCTGCCGTTTGCTGGATTCCTTCAACCTGACGGCTCCTTGGATAGGACCAACCTCAGTCCTTGTGTGCAGTGCAGCCTGGTGTACTGTTACCTCTGCCTGAGGCTATAGGGCGTTTGAGGTTGCACATTTTTTAATTTGGGCATAAAGAGGAATGACCTAGCACTAGCACCACACTTCTTTTTCACCTTTCATGAACTGTAACTATATCAGGTTAATTAGTCCCTCTGCCATTTTTTCTCTTGGCATTTCAACTGTGCTGAATTgcctttttttttttaaaaactttGCACTGGTGGTGATCTGCGTCCTCTGATTTTTTATGACCTTCTACTGCAGTTATGTCAAGCCAATCGGCAACCATGTATTTACTCTCTGTACTAAGTTTCATGTTTGAGTTATAGCATGTTAACCTCGGCACTGTGGTGATTTTTGCAGGAGTTGAGTGAGGGCACAAGGATTTGGTGAGGGATCTCATCATGCAGAACTCAAAAACCAGGTAGCTTTCATGtgtttcttccttccttccttttgtGCATGTGTTTGTTTGCCAAAGCACATCTGCAGTTCTTTCTACACATGCATGTGCGTCTCTGCGCCAGTGTCCACCACCTCGGTGGACAGCAGTATCCAAATGATGGCATATCGTTTGTAGTATTAAATGGGTCTAATGTACTGGGACCAGTGCAGGTCAAAATAGCCATTTACTTCTGCATAGTGAAATAATATTTACAGATCTTGTGTTGTTGACTAGGCTTTTCTTTCTTTATCTTTGTCAAGCCACTAAGATAGTtgtgtgatttggatccatttggTGGTAGCATATTAGCAGCACTGTAAAATAGACCTGTTTTCTATTGCAAGTGAAGGTTCTCAGTCACTGGTACCATTATCATTTTGGTTTGAAATGAATAACCAAACTGGCATCAGCAAAGCTGCTGAGCATACATACTAATTAATATTATGCTCTGTTCATCTTTTTATACAAATACTAGCATTATATATGTACTTTATACTAAGATTTTGTGCCGTTCTGTGTTCAGTAGGAATGGCTCTTCAGATGCTCCGCAGAGGACGTCTCCAGCAACTCCACGGTCGTCTCGTGTGGCGAAAACTGGAGGGAATGAAACTGATTCCGCAGGGATCACACCAACAAGAACACCTACAGAGAGGAGTCCAAAGGTCATCGAGCGTCGTTCCCCACGGAGCCCAGTTACTGAGGTATGCTGATTGCCCTTACTGGATCTAAATTTGCTGCTTTCTGTTCAGTTAAAAAACAGTCTGACATTCCAAACTACCCCTTTCAATGTTTTTTACAAGAACCGAACTTCCATTTCTCAAAAAGCCTTGTACATTGCAATGTACCCCTTGCCGTTGCATCACATGTGCTTGTGTACAATTAGCTATCCTAGAAGCAGGCTTTAGCATCTATAATCAGTTCAGCACTGGAAAATGCAGAATCTTTTGCAGCAAGCTTCATTTATACTTTTCCTTAATTAATACTGTCTACATTCACTTTTCAGAAGAAGCGCCCAAGTAGGCTAACTGAGCTGGACTCTAAGGTCAACCAGCTCCAAGATGAGCTGAAGAAGACCAAGGAACAGTTGAGTGCATCAGAGGCACGAAGGTGCCAAGCACAGCAGGAGGCCGAAGAAGCAAAGAAGCAGGGACAGGATGTGTCGTTGAAGCTGGAGGAGTCGCAGTGCCAGCTTGTCAATCTCTCAGCAGCAGAGGAGTCCCGTCTCCAGGAGCTGCGCAAGATCCAACAGGAGCGTGACCGCACCTGGCAGGCCGAGCTTGAGGCATTTCAGAAACAGCAGTCAGTGGATGCCGCTGCACTCAGCTCGGCCTTGTCTGAGATCCAGAGGCTGAAGTTGCAGCTGGAGGTGACAGTGCAATCTGATACAGCCCGTGCCAAGCAATGTGAGCATGCGGACTCTGAGCTTGAAGCGCTGAAGCAGGAGATGGAGCTCAGGCTTGCAACGATTGAAGCCCTGAAAGTAAATATCAGTGAAAGTGACAAGGCTGCAGCTGATGCGAATGCCATGGCAACTGAGACCAAGCTGCAGCTTGAGACTGCAAAGGCCACCATTGACACACTCCTAGCTGAAGGTGCCCGGTTGCAAGAATGCCTGAAGTCAAAGGACATAGAGCTCGGTGAGTCTAAAGCTCGGGTAGTAGCACTTGAGGAAGATCTGAAGAAGGCACATGCTGCAGGTAATGAAATTCTGGACGAGGCACAGGCAGGCAATGCCAATGGTGGCTTTGGCAGTCCGTTGACTGAAGTTCTGAAGAAGAGCCCACATCCCACCAGTGACATCAATGGAAGTCCTGACCCAGAGATTGAGCACTTGCGGATGGCGCTTGAGGTGGCAGAGATGAGGTACCAGGAGGAGCAAACTCGGCTGACCTTCGAGACAAAGACAGTCTATGAGATGCTGGAGAATGTTAAGTCTGAGTGTACGCGCCAAGTGTGTGATATTGAGCTCAAGCTGAAGAGCAAGAATGACGAGCTCATGGCAGCGCAGGCAGCACTTACAGGCAAGGCGCAGGAGGACCTTCACAGGTCAGACGGGCTGAGCGAAATGCAGCCGGAGCTGGAGGCGAAGCTGATGAAGTCGATCACAGACATCGCGGAGCTCAAGGCAAACCTGATGGACAAGGAGAACGCGCTGCAGAGCCTGGTGGAGGAGAACGAGACCCTCAAGTCGGAGGCGGGCAAGAAGGAGGCAGACGTGCAGCAGCGGtacgaggcggcggtggcggagctgGAGCTAGCCAAGGCGGCGGAGCAGGACGTGCGGATGCGGCTCGGGTACGTGACGGAGGAGGCCGACAAGAGCAGCCGACGTGCCGCCCGGGCCTCGGAGCAGTTGGACGCCGCGCAGGCGGCGAGCACGGAGGCCGACGCGGAGCTGCGCCGGCTGCGCGTGCAGTCCGACCAGTGGCGCAAGGCTGCAGaggccgccgccgctgcccttGCGGGTGGTGGCAACAATGGTGGCCGGATGGTGGAGAGGACCGGGTCGCTGGACACGGAGTACAACGGGTCGATCGGCGGGAAGCTGATGGGGTCACCGTTCTCGGACGAGGAGTCCCCCAAGCGGCGCAACAGCGGCGTGCTGCGGAGGATGAGCGGGCTGTGGAAGAAGGGGCCCAAGTGAAGAAGCTCATGAGACCGGACGAGACGACCGACCGACGAGAGGTAAGGTAAGAGTAGCAGCAAGATGACAACCAGATTCAGCAGAGCTGGTCAGTGATCACAGTAGCAGTCTAGTAGAGTTGCTGATGATGAGTAGTAGAAATCTATAGCTGAGCTTCTAGGGTTACTCACTAGGATGATGGATGTGATGGAATGGAGTGGAATGATAGATGGATATCTGTCCCTTCTTGTTTGGAGTTAGTTGAAAGAGAGAGAACCTGCTGTGGATTGTGGTGTCATCAGATCCTGGAGCAGCCGCTTTTGTTTGGCTGCCTGCATGCCTATGTTTGTTATGTTGAAAGAAACCACCTTGATGTTTAATTATCCTGTACTTACCATCTTAATTATTCCAGTTCTCTTCTTTTATGTTCAATCTTGCAACTCCCCCTATGTTGTCTCAGCATAGCTGGTCCGAAGCCTGGATAAAGGAGGAGAGTTGTGATAAGTTTAGCGAGCCAAAACAGAAGAATATAACGACCATTATGCGTCTGCAAAGATGcaaaccgcaaaagaaagttcagATTTGTACCGTGAGTAATCCTATAAACATTGGAAGTTGAGGTCGATGCAAACTTCAAAAGAAAGTTCAGATTTGTACAGTGAGTAATCCTATAAACATTTCATTGTTTGGAAGTTGAGGTCGACGCAGAAACCTATAAATATTTCATGGTATGGAAGTAGAGGGGCTACGCAGAAACCTGATTAGAGCTGGAGGTACGATGACAGTCGAGTGTCACGCACAATTTGTGGGTGTGAATGTTAAGAGTTTCACTGCTATCATCTGATGATGCCAAAACTGACCCAGAATTATGTCAAATGGCTTGCGAACGGCAGTAACAAATGTAGGTCCCTAAGCGTATCATATCAGGTAAAAATGTGTATTAAATGCAAGACATACTGGGTGCGCATAGATGAATAGCAATACACGCCGGCACTGTATTTCATCCTTGGTAGGCGATTAAGATTTTTTTAAACGGAAACAAAAGATTTGACtcatatacttcctccgtccggaaatacttatcCTAAAAATGCATATAACGGATGTATCTAcaattaaaataagtctagatacattcatctctacgacaagtatttccggacggaggtagTATTAAATAAGGAGGAGCAAGAGTTTGTTACAACACACCCAATTTACGTCATGACAATTATTCTCGCAATAAGAAAGACCCTAGGTTTTTAGCCCCTGCTTCAATCCAAACGTTGGCCTCGTCGACGATTATATTGAGCAAGATGTGCGGAGGAGCGCTCTTTTGCCTAAACACTCTCGCGTTACGCTCGTTTCATATGATCCACGACACCAACATGGTCATCGAGGCCATCGCTTTTCGGCCGGCAATGCCCATGACGCTCGTGCTCGCCCACCACACCTCAACGGAGCTGAACATGTGTCAGGCGGATGTGTCGAAGTCATGGATGCGAAATTTCTGGATCACCAAATTCCAAAGCTGATAGCGAAACGTCATCTGAAGAGAGGTGTAGACTCCTTTCCTGAATGCCCCTACAAATGGGGCAGGGGCCACAATTTGGCCATCCTCGCTTCTCCACCCTGTTAGCCGTCCATATTCTGTTTTGGAGCACGAGCCACGTAAAGAACTTGACCTTGGGCGTTGCCCAAACCTTCCAAACCATTTTGTCCATGCGGGATAGGACCAACCCCAAGAACTGCACCATATAGGTAGAGGCAGCCGCGTATTGCCCTAAATCCACAAGCTTTCAAATATTATCATCTTCAGCAACCTCATCGAGCTGCACCTCTTGCGGGAGCATCCAAAGGTGGAAGAATTGCGTGATATGCTCGATTGAAATTGATGCACGAGTCCGATCTTGGGAATCCAAGCATTTTGTTGAAGGGCCTCGTGAACCTTCCAACGCTTCTAGGAGGAGGACTCGTAAATGAGTGGAGTGATACCCATTGGCTTGCGGCCAAGAAGCCAGGGGAAGTCCCAAAAAGGAGTCCGCGCACCATTTCTGACTGTAATGGTGGTACATGCATAAAAGAAGTCGATGTCATCCGCACTGCACGGTTTCCACTCCCAACCCATAACTTTGTGGGCTCTTTCCACTCGTACCAAGGCCACCGCAAGCGCAGTGCCCGCGTGAACTTTTCGTTGTTGAGGATCCCGAGGCCGCCATAAGCAAGCGGTCGACTGACCAAGTCCCAATTGACCTTGCATTTTCTCCCGTTTGTCTTATCGGACCCGGATCACAGAAAGGCCCGCTCGAGCTTGTCGATATTCCGTAGGATGGCAGTTTGGACGACCAAGGGTGTAATGAAGTAGATCACTTGGGAAGCGAGCACCGACCGCACCAGGATTAAGAATTCTGGATGCAACATCTTGAGGAATGCAGCAAAACCGTGTCAGGGTAGAGGAGTATTGTTAAAATAGAAGGCCACGACCATGGTCACCGCCACCATCaccggcggtggtggcggcgacaCCGACTGCCcttcaagtttttttttttttttgaggaacGACTGCCCTTCAAGTTACCCACTGTGATCTAGCCTGACAGTATATAGGCCCCCGGCCCAGAAGGTTAAGGCCCCCAGCCCAGAAGGGGACGAAGCAACAACCCATATTCAGTTATCCAGCCCAGAGGCCCAGCCCGTATCCTccagcccagcccagcccagGTCACTAATAAAACCCAACCAAGCACTACCACCacgcctcctctcctcctcccccaaACCCGCCGTACACTCGCCGCAGCAGCAATGGCGGCGGAAGAAGCATCCGCCTCCGCCACCAACTTCGAGGTGGACCTGGGCCACCTCCTGGCCTACGACCCCTCGCACCACCTCGCCGCCGGCGCCGCGTCCTCCAGGGCGGAGCTGCGGAACGAGTGCCTGCGGAAGGCCACGGAGCTGGCGCAGGCCGTCGCCAACGCCCTCTTCTCGCTGCCGGCCACCGAGGGCCGCGACGGCCCCGTCGTCCGCCTCCCGCCGCCCGCCAACCGCCTGCCCCGCGAGAAGCACGTGAGAATACCGCATccccaccctctctctctccccccctcaCGCCATCTCTGCCCGCTACCATCGGTTGCTCTCGATTTGTTTTAGAGGATGATTACTGCTGGCTACTGCTACTCCGCGAGCGTGTGAGTAGATTAGCGTGGGGTTTCAGAGGGGCGCTTGCAGTATGCCTATGCTTAATTTTACGATTTCCTATGCCGAAGATGCAGTGGAGTGATTGATATCTGTGGCCTGTAGGATGTGTAGGTTACGACAGATGCCAGGATACCATACTGGCATGAGAGTGCAGCTGCCCCGGCCAGCGTGTTATTATTCGATTGTTGTTTGCATGTATGGGTTCTAGTTTTTTCGTTCTTGCTCTGCACTAATCCTTAAAGGAGATATTAAGCTGAACAGGACCTGTGTTATGATAAGTATATGCATGTATTTGCAAACATGCAAAATGCTTGATCCTTTTCTTTCCTGTCACCAGTTGCCGAGGCCGAAGCCTCCTACCAAGTGGGAGACGTTTGCGAAGTCGAAAGGTGAACTTGCTATTCTTGCTTGCTTTCTGAGCGTTTTCATTGGAAGTGTACTTGCTTGGATTTAATATGACAGGAACATACTTGCAGGGATTATCAAGCACAAGAAGAACAAGCGTGCATGGGACGAGCAAACTAATTCCTGGAAGCGGACTTATGGCTATGACCGTGTTAATGATGACAGAGATGTTCCAATCATTGAAGCCAAATCGACAGACGGTGAGCAACTTGtcttttgtactccctccgttcgtaaatataagtcttttcagaggtttcactagaggagtacatacggatgtatatagacatactttcgagtgtagattcactcattttgctccgtatgtagtcctcattttgctccgtatgcagtcccctagtgaaacctctaagaagacttatatttaggaatggagggagtatatggtGAATCTTGTTTTGTAGCAATAGTTGTAATCTGTTCGAGCTTTCCCGTGCCAAGTACACATTGCAGTTATCATGAGCTGTCACACAAATGCTTAACAGCCTGCATGTTTCTGCTTATGTACACTGATTTAGTCCAGTGTTCATTTTAAATCTTCAATGCTCTTTGCGTTTTGACTAATTGAATCTAACGACTAGCAATCTTGTTCTGTAACGGGAGTAGCAATCATTTAGAGCTTTAACCTTAccgagtactccctccgttcgaaattacttgttgcaaaaatgaataaaaatggatgtatctagaactaaaatacatctagatacatccatcttttcgacaagtaattccagacggagggagtacctattACGGTTGTGTGCTGTGACACAAATGCTTGACAACCTGCAAATATTTCTGCTTCATACTCTGATTTAGTCCAGCTATCATTTTTACTCTCCAGTAATCTTTTCATTTATGACTGAATGAATCAGTCTAAAATATCAATGGAATTAGCTTtaaaatgtactccctctgtacctaaataattttagttggggagaactagactagttctccctaactacaattatttaggtacagagggagtatatgtgtCTAAAAACCTGTTTGCAATCTGTTACCCTGTTAACTAAGTATGATTTATTACAGAGCCTGGTGTTGATCCTTTTGCTCAAAGAAGGGAAGAGAAGAAGGGCCGGGTAGATAAGCAAGAAAAAAACAGACTTGGGAATTTGAAGAATGCTGCAAAAGTTGGTGCTCTGCCAAGGTAATCCATACTACTAGCTAGTGTCTTCTGTATAACTCATGCActactttgttttcttttttgcaaatGTTTGTTTATTATTCATTATATTAGCAACTCAATTTTCTCATACCACAGCTTTGTGAAAAACATTATGCAGTCATATACAGCTTGCTGCCACGTCCGTGCCCATCACAGGGACAAAAGCTGATCTGCCTAGAAAGGCTAAGAAGGAAGATCTCGAGAATGTTGCTGGTATGGCTTCTGCAGCAACAGCCAGCGGTGGGAAGTTTGACAAAAAGTTGCCTGGCGAGAAACCtcttaagaaggctggcaaaaataGAAAGGTTTTTCCCCTGTGAACTATCCAAGCACCTTTGTAATTTGATAGTTTGGTTAGCTTAACTGTTGCTTTTCTGCAGTTCCTCCCTGTCGTCGAAGGGAAAGGAATGGGCAACCTGGAGAAACAGCAAAATGAGAAGATCCTGAACAGTCTACTGGCCAAGAACTTCGAGGAGCCGTTGGATGTCAGCAAGGCAAGCCTCCAGGATTCAGTATATGTTACTTTTTCCATTTGTCTAGTCCACCATATAACAGCAGCTGTACATAACTTTGATGCCAGGCAATCACGAtgtacaaggtgaagaaggacaaCAAGAGGAGGAAAGACAAACAATCATCAGCATCCGGATCGAATAAGTTGAAGCCCCAGAAGAAAAtccagaagaaatcttcaaagaaaaGTGTTTAGGTCAGCATCATCCTGTGGTTTATTGTAGGAGGTGAGCGCGGTTTCCAAGCATCATGGAGAGTGTTGGCAAGTTCTGTATGGTTATTGTCCTGTTTAAGTCCCAAGGGAGAAAGATTGTTAATCCAGTTATACTGGTTATGACACAAGAACCTGAATGTTGTCAGAAGTTTGGAAAATATTTCTGGAAAGCTTTGTTCGCAATATAGAAAGCAAACCTAACACCAAAGAAATTTGATGTCTGAGCACACGCCTTAATTTAGTCTGTGAATCAAGTAAAGCTTCTACGCTTTACCTGAAAGCTCATGTCATTGCAGTCTGTCAACATCGATTCGGGTAACACATACCCTTGTGCTCAAACACAATTAAGAGTCCAATGCTGCCACCCCAAGTTGTGCtggctgttgttgtggttataAGTTAGCTGCATGTTGATACTTTGTACAATAATGAAGAGCATGCCGACCATTCAGGTTTCCGTGCCCTAAATGAAAAcggatgatctcatggtcacaatgCAACAACTTTACAATTACACCAAGGCCTTATGATTTTCCTATTCCTATACTATAAACCAAAGGAGGCTTTTACACTGTCATGGTCTTATTCGTCATGAGCGCTCGTCTCCATCTTGTAACCGGTGCAACCTTGAGTAAACTTGGAGccttggattttttttatttttttttgcatgATGGAGCCTTAGATGTTAGGCAATGTGCTGTCCCACAGTTAGTTATGATGTACGGTATAACTAGACCATGAAAGACCGTGGATGGAAATAACCCTATATCTACAAATTCATTTTTGCAAAGGACCCGAAAGGATTCCTCGCAGGATGAGGCCATTTTGCAAAGGGCTGCAGGGGTTTTCATAGGATCGCACACAACTTTTGCATCTATTAAATTGAAGTGTCTCTCTTGCACCATGAATTCCTCGTAAACTTATTTGATGCTTCTCTGCAGCTTCAAATCCAGTTATTTTTTCGACTGAAGGGGCATCCCTCCCAATTGGAGAAAAAGACTTTTGGAGACATTTCGAACAAATTTGGCGAAATCGATGGGAAGTGAAACACAACAAAGTTGATAAAAGAACCCTTTGAAATTTTCGGCGAGTGTCCCAAATTTCGCTAACAATGAGACCGATGAAA encodes:
- the LOC123405302 gene encoding interactor of constitutive active ROPs 2, chloroplastic, whose translation is MQNSKTSRNGSSDAPQRTSPATPRSSRVAKTGGNETDSAGITPTRTPTERSPKVIERRSPRSPVTEKKRPSRLTELDSKVNQLQDELKKTKEQLSASEARRCQAQQEAEEAKKQGQDVSLKLEESQCQLVNLSAAEESRLQELRKIQQERDRTWQAELEAFQKQQSVDAAALSSALSEIQRLKLQLEVTVQSDTARAKQCEHADSELEALKQEMELRLATIEALKVNISESDKAAADANAMATETKLQLETAKATIDTLLAEGARLQECLKSKDIELGESKARVVALEEDLKKAHAAGNEILDEAQAGNANGGFGSPLTEVLKKSPHPTSDINGSPDPEIEHLRMALEVAEMRYQEEQTRLTFETKTVYEMLENVKSECTRQVCDIELKLKSKNDELMAAQAALTGKAQEDLHRSDGLSEMQPELEAKLMKSITDIAELKANLMDKENALQSLVEENETLKSEAGKKEADVQQRYEAAVAELELAKAAEQDVRMRLGYVTEEADKSSRRAARASEQLDAAQAASTEADAELRRLRVQSDQWRKAAEAAAAALAGGGNNGGRMVERTGSLDTEYNGSIGGKLMGSPFSDEESPKRRNSGVLRRMSGLWKKGPK
- the LOC123405404 gene encoding ribosome biogenesis regulatory protein homolog; the encoded protein is MAAEEASASATNFEVDLGHLLAYDPSHHLAAGAASSRAELRNECLRKATELAQAVANALFSLPATEGRDGPVVRLPPPANRLPREKHLPRPKPPTKWETFAKSKGIIKHKKNKRAWDEQTNSWKRTYGYDRVNDDRDVPIIEAKSTDEPGVDPFAQRREEKKGRVDKQEKNRLGNLKNAAKVGALPSHIQLAATSVPITGTKADLPRKAKKEDLENVAGMASAATASGGKFDKKLPGEKPLKKAGKNRKFLPVVEGKGMGNLEKQQNEKILNSLLAKNFEEPLDVSKAITMYKVKKDNKRRKDKQSSASGSNKLKPQKKIQKKSSKKSV